A portion of the Algisphaera agarilytica genome contains these proteins:
- a CDS encoding endo-1,3-alpha-glucanase family glycosylhydrolase, which yields MSRPGSPTLRLLLATTVLALTGCAAAETKEVSTESGLYNLPGEPPYLMAHFLPWFEVAPADAPDQPHWQHWKWDGPGNRHDPNTILPNGQRDLATAYYPLIGPYSSHDRDVFRYHLETAKSAGISIFLVLWYGPNTVDSDVHLPMMLDEAEAAGMRIAICYEEKVNWPPYRQPESRQDIVDSFESDLRYILEQYGDHPAYLRREGKPFVAQFNYWGQDEFGPRYLQAHEFQAVFDHLPTSIYYCRQNLDRLEMHPTIRSAYMWIKPDPAWIKDYTFFAGRAESLYASGSLDFFMGFVSPGFDDSGVSGWGGGQPRILARNGLDLLQQTMAMSTIGQPELIQIVTWNDWQEGTAVEPSREQGFEYLDAIEEWWGRISGRPVDLQDNRDPFEELKERNVSEGLGLEME from the coding sequence ATGTCTCGACCCGGTAGCCCGACACTTCGCCTTCTGCTTGCGACCACGGTGCTCGCCCTAACCGGTTGCGCCGCGGCTGAAACGAAAGAAGTCAGCACCGAATCGGGGTTGTACAACCTGCCCGGCGAGCCGCCTTACCTCATGGCCCACTTCCTGCCTTGGTTCGAGGTGGCGCCTGCAGACGCCCCGGATCAACCCCACTGGCAGCACTGGAAGTGGGACGGCCCGGGTAACAGGCACGACCCCAATACCATCCTACCTAACGGTCAGCGCGATCTCGCGACCGCTTACTATCCGCTCATCGGCCCCTACAGCAGCCACGATCGCGATGTCTTCCGCTACCACCTGGAAACCGCCAAGTCCGCTGGGATCAGTATTTTCCTTGTTCTCTGGTACGGCCCGAACACCGTAGACTCCGACGTTCACTTGCCCATGATGTTGGACGAGGCCGAAGCGGCCGGTATGCGGATCGCGATCTGCTACGAAGAAAAAGTGAATTGGCCGCCTTACCGTCAGCCCGAGAGTCGGCAGGACATCGTTGACAGTTTCGAGTCGGACCTGCGCTACATCCTCGAACAATACGGCGATCACCCCGCCTACCTCCGCCGGGAAGGCAAGCCGTTCGTTGCGCAATTCAATTACTGGGGGCAAGACGAGTTTGGGCCTCGGTATCTCCAAGCTCATGAGTTTCAAGCGGTGTTTGATCATCTGCCGACATCGATCTACTACTGCAGGCAGAACCTCGACCGGCTCGAGATGCACCCGACCATCCGCTCGGCCTACATGTGGATCAAGCCCGACCCCGCCTGGATCAAGGACTACACCTTCTTCGCGGGGCGAGCAGAGTCGCTCTACGCTTCGGGCAGCCTGGATTTCTTTATGGGCTTCGTTTCGCCCGGATTTGATGACAGTGGGGTGTCGGGCTGGGGGGGTGGCCAGCCTCGGATCCTGGCAAGGAACGGGCTGGATCTGTTGCAGCAGACCATGGCGATGTCCACCATCGGCCAGCCCGAGCTGATTCAAATCGTCACCTGGAACGATTGGCAGGAGGGCACCGCGGTAGAACCCAGCCGTGAGCAGGGGTTCGAGTATCTGGATGCGATCGAGGAATGGTGGGGGCGGATCAGCGGGCGACCCGTAGACCTTCAGGACAATCGTGATCCGTTCGAGGAATTGAAAGAACGAAATGTTTCTGAAGGATTAGGGCTCGAGATGGAGTAG
- a CDS encoding prepilin-type N-terminal cleavage/methylation domain-containing protein yields MTRPCEKAFTLIELLVVISIIALLIGILLPALASARASARQIACGSNVRQTIVAHTTYTVDYDGYLVPMVTAPPSDLGFNDWSGILLVRDYVSDAAVYACPEDDIARSTAGLPLPADEYSIRSYGVNDMRFNQAALRGNGYRFPWPEYDNVAKTPVAGTKVERIYAIPSDIFLVGENYRYIEQNTGPGNRSFVTVPENESMFFFAADQHQAGGGNYGYVDGHAAFELFEDVDIYDPADHTQLLAGDPWRWK; encoded by the coding sequence ATGACCCGCCCGTGCGAAAAAGCTTTCACGCTCATCGAGCTTTTGGTGGTCATTTCGATTATCGCGCTTTTGATTGGCATCCTTTTGCCCGCCCTGGCGTCTGCGCGTGCCTCGGCGAGGCAGATCGCGTGCGGCTCAAACGTCCGTCAGACGATTGTCGCTCACACCACCTATACCGTGGATTACGATGGCTACCTCGTTCCGATGGTCACCGCGCCGCCCTCCGACCTTGGCTTCAACGATTGGTCCGGCATTTTGTTGGTTCGAGACTACGTGAGCGATGCCGCGGTCTACGCTTGCCCGGAGGACGATATCGCCCGATCCACAGCCGGGCTGCCCCTGCCGGCAGATGAATACAGCATCCGCAGCTACGGGGTGAATGACATGCGGTTTAACCAGGCCGCTCTGCGCGGCAATGGCTACCGTTTCCCTTGGCCTGAATACGACAACGTGGCCAAGACCCCGGTTGCGGGGACGAAGGTTGAGCGGATTTACGCGATCCCCAGCGACATCTTTCTGGTCGGCGAAAACTACCGTTATATCGAACAAAACACCGGACCGGGAAACCGATCGTTCGTGACGGTCCCGGAAAACGAATCCATGTTCTTCTTCGCGGCAGATCAACACCAAGCGGGGGGCGGCAACTACGGTTACGTCGACGGACACGCCGCCTTCGAGCTCTTCGAAGACGTCGATATCTATGACCCTGCCGACCACACGCAGCTGCTTGCCGGCGACCCCTGGAGATGGAAGTGA
- a CDS encoding PEP-CTERM sorting domain-containing protein, giving the protein MFRHLLCSTALAVTSVIASLPASAAVIDNMDDTTFFSGAFGAASVVDNLDGTVTLTKSSGANVDSGIVWNNAGFKIDLADSAVTINPAVANEDFINVTAQYFDGAGVFTSQATVVTDTNTDSPISFDVSSSADINAESYVLQIRILPFSSESASYTFDSIQAVPEPASLALLAAGGLCMLRRKRAC; this is encoded by the coding sequence ATGTTTCGCCATCTGTTATGTTCAACCGCTCTCGCCGTCACGTCCGTGATCGCATCGCTGCCCGCCAGTGCAGCGGTGATCGACAACATGGACGACACCACGTTTTTCAGCGGTGCATTCGGTGCCGCATCGGTTGTCGATAATCTCGACGGGACCGTCACGCTGACCAAATCCAGCGGCGCGAATGTCGATTCGGGCATCGTGTGGAACAACGCCGGTTTCAAGATCGATCTTGCCGACAGCGCGGTCACGATTAATCCTGCGGTTGCGAACGAAGACTTCATCAACGTTACCGCCCAGTACTTCGATGGTGCCGGCGTCTTCACCAGCCAGGCCACGGTTGTGACCGACACCAACACCGACTCGCCGATCAGCTTCGACGTGAGTTCCTCGGCCGATATCAACGCCGAGTCGTACGTGCTGCAGATCCGCATCTTGCCTTTCAGCAGCGAATCCGCGTCTTACACCTTCGACTCGATTCAAGCGGTGCCCGAGCCCGCATCCCTCGCCTTGCTGGCGGCCGGTGGGTTATGCATGCTTCGCCGGAAACGCGCGTGCTGA
- a CDS encoding LacI family DNA-binding transcriptional regulator: MDGVPLARSNTSISVLDVAQHAEVSAGTVSRVFNRHPAVNSDLRRRVLTSSRQLGFSPKIAHKCIGIVTGRHSPSFPVGYVGIMSSLVSRMLSDKRMLVELIDIESLDLVYETHVDGVIGIIFDERLAELTDIPSLPVVSINHPMSKQGVSSVYADHYQQAVLATEHLIEHGHRDIAFLAIQPDEWGSNERLRGYQDTLAKHGITPELDRVKYTSAQPVYDTLSRWKQQGVSAILNFSEDACMEVLHILSNVLGLQLGRDISTITLEDLPVGQYLSPPQTVIRQPLEQLARIAVDHMIQACNSTDSFAPLDCCLPTELITRDSVARIRQDD, from the coding sequence TTGGATGGCGTCCCCTTGGCACGATCGAACACTTCAATTTCGGTTCTTGACGTAGCGCAGCACGCCGAGGTTTCGGCGGGCACGGTGTCTCGCGTGTTTAACCGCCACCCCGCGGTCAATTCCGACCTGCGGCGGCGCGTCTTGACCAGCAGTCGGCAGTTGGGCTTTTCGCCCAAGATCGCGCACAAATGCATCGGCATCGTGACGGGCCGGCACAGCCCATCGTTCCCCGTGGGCTACGTCGGCATCATGTCTTCGCTGGTGTCGCGCATGCTCAGTGATAAACGCATGCTGGTCGAGCTCATCGATATCGAGAGCCTGGACCTTGTCTACGAGACGCATGTCGACGGCGTCATCGGCATCATCTTCGATGAACGACTCGCCGAGCTGACCGACATCCCTTCCCTGCCCGTGGTGAGCATCAACCACCCCATGTCCAAGCAGGGGGTGTCGAGCGTCTACGCCGATCACTATCAACAAGCTGTGCTTGCAACCGAGCACCTTATCGAACATGGCCACCGCGACATCGCTTTCCTGGCGATCCAGCCCGACGAGTGGGGGAGCAACGAGCGCTTGCGTGGTTATCAAGACACCCTCGCCAAGCACGGCATCACCCCGGAGCTCGACCGTGTGAAGTACACGTCGGCTCAACCGGTGTACGACACCTTGTCGCGCTGGAAGCAGCAGGGCGTTTCCGCCATCCTCAACTTCAGCGAAGACGCCTGCATGGAGGTCCTGCATATTCTCAGCAACGTGCTCGGGCTCCAACTCGGCCGAGACATCTCGACGATTACGCTCGAAGATTTGCCTGTCGGGCAATACCTCAGCCCGCCCCAAACCGTTATCCGGCAGCCGCTGGAACAACTGGCCCGGATCGCGGTCGATCACATGATTCAGGCGTGCAATTCCACGGACTCATTCGCGCCGCTGGATTGCTGCCTGCCTACAGAACTCATCACCCGCGATTCGGTAGCCCGGATTCGTCAAGACGATTGA
- a CDS encoding glycoside hydrolase family 99-like domain-containing protein, which yields MDRPKPTISFTTRDSTEPLALPAVLGHFLPWYTLQGSSFPLAAEDAATITHPPTIENDRHWRDPRAVYRRTHHHMPEIGRYDSRDPETLGWQFGCMVDAGLTGFIINWNGQNSVENTITLAVLEALEAWNQANPDTPLAYCLSIDSQAQLPTEGKTPAPLAEDVAYIKTHLLRSAYLHRDGRPVFTCFPYEDNLPDWLEAFDQQFGSGGYDFLWSNVAKGQGETGCFLWVEPSESSTDYSNAYPWLDPEDSGEGRARERYAQWSDPKHRHLYGMAGVWPGFDDSLVAWAWKPKEQHDRVRPRIIARQNQKGSCYQQLWQSYLDELDRAESLPLPLVQIVTWNDWAEATTIEPARDYGRSLLEETRQYVALARERWKSKCPH from the coding sequence ATGGACCGCCCCAAACCCACCATCTCATTCACCACCCGTGACTCGACCGAGCCGCTCGCCCTGCCCGCGGTTCTGGGGCATTTCTTGCCTTGGTACACACTCCAGGGCTCGAGCTTCCCGCTCGCAGCCGAAGACGCCGCAACCATTACACACCCGCCCACGATCGAAAACGATCGGCACTGGCGTGATCCCCGAGCTGTGTACCGACGCACGCATCACCATATGCCCGAGATCGGGCGATACGACTCGCGCGACCCCGAAACCCTCGGCTGGCAATTCGGCTGCATGGTGGATGCGGGCCTGACCGGCTTCATCATCAATTGGAATGGCCAGAACTCGGTCGAGAACACCATCACCCTGGCGGTGCTGGAAGCCCTGGAAGCCTGGAACCAAGCCAACCCCGACACCCCACTGGCCTACTGCCTTTCGATCGACTCCCAGGCACAGCTGCCCACCGAAGGGAAGACGCCGGCTCCATTGGCTGAAGACGTCGCATATATCAAGACGCACCTGTTGCGCTCGGCGTATCTGCACCGCGATGGCCGGCCGGTGTTTACCTGCTTTCCGTATGAAGACAACCTCCCCGATTGGCTCGAGGCATTCGACCAGCAGTTTGGCTCCGGAGGCTATGACTTCCTCTGGTCCAACGTGGCAAAAGGCCAAGGCGAAACCGGTTGCTTCCTCTGGGTCGAGCCCAGCGAATCATCAACCGATTACTCCAACGCCTATCCGTGGCTTGATCCCGAAGATTCCGGCGAAGGACGCGCTCGGGAACGCTACGCCCAATGGTCTGATCCCAAGCACCGCCACCTCTACGGGATGGCGGGAGTTTGGCCTGGCTTCGACGACAGCCTAGTGGCATGGGCCTGGAAGCCGAAGGAACAACACGACCGCGTCCGGCCCCGAATCATTGCGCGGCAAAACCAGAAGGGAAGCTGCTACCAGCAACTGTGGCAGTCTTACCTCGACGAACTTGATCGGGCCGAAAGCCTGCCGCTGCCGCTGGTACAGATCGTGACCTGGAACGATTGGGCCGAGGCCACCACGATCGAACCCGCCCGGGACTACGGCAGATCGCTGCTGGAGGAGACCCGGCAATACGTTGCCCTGGCCCGCGAACGATGGAAGAGTAAATGCCCACACTAG
- a CDS encoding glycoside hydrolase family 130 protein — protein sequence MPTLAPLITERRLILQAQADCPWANQMVLNPGVIRDPESGRLQMLFRATGNGQPRNAPAAADWPFPIYLGYAYSDNYGHQWNADFSKPALSPNLSLAQDELYIEDSRGRRSLNYANGCIEDPRLYWYEGKCHLIVACRVFPPGAYWEKDDPMQCAPAWAQDTDHGLGRAVRENVTVNLLYEVDLQALERGQYDNAFRYITHLTNPEFGENRDVLLFPRKLLINGQPKIVALHRPWESHHYPGHQQVTAPSIWYAMADSIDQLKTPDAKHRLLASPTFAWESNRIGASAPPLEVEPGLWLVSYHGKQDRDIGYTQSFMLLQETGNSLPTVAHRCSDRLMIPSEAWEQPGRFKTPCIFTTALVPLEDDQLMIVYGAADEKIGAATTKLSSLVEHVRRYDPSGKCV from the coding sequence ATGCCCACACTAGCCCCACTCATCACCGAACGCCGCCTGATTCTTCAAGCTCAGGCAGATTGCCCGTGGGCCAACCAGATGGTGCTCAACCCCGGCGTGATCCGCGACCCCGAATCCGGGCGGCTTCAAATGCTCTTTCGCGCTACCGGGAACGGGCAACCCCGCAATGCTCCGGCCGCTGCGGATTGGCCGTTCCCGATCTACCTGGGCTATGCCTACAGCGATAATTACGGGCACCAATGGAACGCCGACTTCTCGAAGCCTGCGCTGAGCCCCAACTTATCCCTGGCACAGGATGAGTTGTATATAGAGGACAGCCGGGGGCGCAGGTCCCTCAACTACGCCAATGGCTGCATCGAAGACCCCCGCCTGTACTGGTATGAAGGCAAGTGCCACCTCATTGTGGCGTGCCGTGTCTTTCCGCCCGGCGCGTACTGGGAGAAAGACGACCCCATGCAATGCGCTCCAGCATGGGCACAAGACACCGACCACGGCCTTGGTCGCGCGGTTCGCGAGAACGTGACGGTCAACCTGCTCTACGAAGTTGACCTGCAAGCCCTGGAGCGGGGCCAATATGACAACGCGTTTCGGTACATCACGCATCTAACCAACCCCGAATTCGGCGAGAACCGCGACGTTCTGCTCTTTCCGCGGAAGCTCCTGATCAACGGCCAGCCAAAAATTGTGGCCCTGCATCGTCCCTGGGAAAGCCATCATTACCCCGGACATCAGCAGGTAACCGCCCCATCGATTTGGTACGCGATGGCCGACTCAATCGATCAGCTCAAAACCCCGGATGCGAAGCATCGGCTACTCGCTTCGCCCACGTTCGCTTGGGAGAGTAATCGTATCGGCGCCAGCGCTCCTCCCCTTGAGGTGGAACCGGGACTCTGGCTCGTGAGTTACCACGGAAAGCAAGACCGCGATATTGGGTACACCCAATCGTTCATGCTGCTTCAAGAAACCGGCAACTCGTTGCCAACGGTTGCGCACCGTTGTTCAGACAGGCTGATGATTCCATCGGAGGCGTGGGAGCAGCCCGGCCGGTTCAAGACCCCATGCATTTTCACCACTGCGCTTGTCCCCCTCGAAGACGATCAACTCATGATTGTCTACGGCGCAGCGGACGAGAAAATCGGTGCCGCCACCACCAAGCTGTCGTCCTTGGTGGAACACGTCCGACGATATGATCCGAGCGGAAAGTGCGTGTGA
- a CDS encoding solute:sodium symporter family transporter → MVLISFLLVTAMVAVLTFFLTRKDDHDSSSGYFLGGRSLGGIVIAGSLLLTNLSTEQMVGLNGAAFKDGLAVMVWEVVAVIALICMALFFLPKYLRSGIATVPQFLENRFDATTRTMTDAIFLSAYAFLLLPIILYSGALGLVDIISVKQLIGLAPDQDEVSILGATFNADTFVLWSTVWVVGLIGSCYALFGGLRTVAVSDTLNGVGLLIGGLMITFFGLDAISRTFGDGTGILNGFSVMQDRGVEHKTFNSIGSQETGVPMGTIFTGIALLNLFYWCTNQQIIQRTFGAKNLREGQKGLLLCALLKLLGPLYLVLPGIMAFILFSNDVGFKSDQGYGSLVRAVMPPYLAGFFAAVLVGAILSSFNSALNSTCTLFSLGIYKNFINQQASEEQTVRSGKWVGWMIAVLAMIIAPMLADVGSIFGYLQKMNGIYAVPIFSVVLVGMLTRHVPAKAANIAVVVGLVTLLAGYFIPLGSREASTTYFVPAAHQQTELANAEAQGRSITYVQEVTVQPTQVKTGWQGESGEGPAPVVYTEFIETTTVSTYFAPDYIHEFHFLGIVFAYLVLIMLVIGDLSPRKELWVHEATGDVDLTPWKGAKLMAAVLLVLVLTIYAIFADFSVL, encoded by the coding sequence CATCGCGGGCTCGTTGCTACTCACCAACCTGTCGACCGAGCAGATGGTTGGGCTGAACGGGGCGGCTTTCAAAGACGGCCTCGCGGTGATGGTTTGGGAGGTGGTGGCGGTCATCGCCTTGATCTGCATGGCGCTGTTTTTCCTGCCCAAGTACCTGCGCAGCGGCATCGCCACGGTCCCCCAGTTTCTGGAGAATCGTTTCGACGCGACCACCCGGACCATGACCGATGCGATCTTTCTTTCCGCCTATGCGTTCCTGCTGCTGCCCATCATCCTCTACAGCGGTGCCCTCGGATTGGTGGACATCATCAGCGTCAAACAGCTCATCGGCTTGGCGCCCGATCAAGACGAGGTGTCGATCCTGGGGGCCACGTTTAACGCGGATACGTTCGTGCTGTGGTCGACCGTGTGGGTCGTCGGCCTGATCGGCTCCTGTTACGCGCTGTTCGGCGGTTTACGTACGGTTGCCGTCTCCGACACGCTCAACGGCGTGGGACTGCTCATCGGCGGCTTGATGATCACGTTCTTCGGGCTCGACGCCATCAGCCGTACATTCGGAGACGGGACCGGCATCCTGAACGGCTTTTCGGTGATGCAGGACCGGGGGGTCGAACACAAGACATTCAACTCCATCGGCAGCCAGGAGACCGGCGTGCCGATGGGGACCATCTTCACGGGGATTGCGCTACTCAACCTCTTCTATTGGTGCACCAATCAGCAGATCATTCAGCGGACGTTTGGTGCCAAAAACCTCCGGGAGGGCCAGAAGGGCCTGCTGCTTTGCGCCTTGCTCAAGCTACTTGGCCCGCTCTACCTGGTCCTGCCCGGGATCATGGCGTTTATTCTCTTTTCCAACGATGTCGGCTTCAAGAGCGATCAAGGCTATGGATCGCTGGTACGTGCGGTGATGCCGCCTTACCTCGCGGGTTTCTTCGCGGCGGTCCTGGTGGGTGCGATCCTGAGTTCGTTCAACTCGGCGTTGAACTCCACCTGCACCCTGTTTTCACTTGGCATCTACAAAAACTTCATCAATCAACAGGCCTCCGAAGAACAGACCGTTCGCTCGGGCAAGTGGGTTGGCTGGATGATTGCCGTGCTTGCCATGATCATCGCCCCGATGCTCGCGGATGTGGGCAGCATCTTCGGCTACCTGCAAAAGATGAACGGCATCTATGCCGTGCCGATCTTCTCGGTGGTTCTCGTGGGCATGCTGACTCGACACGTGCCCGCCAAGGCCGCCAACATCGCGGTGGTTGTCGGCCTCGTTACGCTCTTGGCGGGATACTTCATCCCCCTGGGTTCGCGTGAGGCGAGCACGACCTATTTTGTGCCCGCGGCTCACCAGCAAACCGAACTTGCCAACGCCGAAGCCCAGGGCCGTTCCATCACGTATGTGCAAGAGGTGACCGTCCAGCCCACCCAAGTGAAAACGGGTTGGCAAGGCGAATCCGGCGAAGGCCCGGCCCCTGTTGTCTATACCGAGTTCATCGAGACCACGACGGTTTCGACCTACTTCGCCCCCGACTACATCCACGAGTTCCACTTCCTGGGCATCGTGTTCGCTTACTTGGTTCTGATCATGCTCGTCATCGGTGACCTGTCCCCCCGAAAAGAGCTGTGGGTTCACGAAGCCACCGGCGACGTCGATCTAACGCCTTGGAAGGGGGCCAAACTCATGGCTGCGGTCTTGCTGGTGTTGGTGCTGACCATCTATGCCATCTTCGCGGACTTCTCGGTCCTCTAG